One Polaribacter sp. SA4-12 genomic window carries:
- the mraY gene encoding phospho-N-acetylmuramoyl-pentapeptide-transferase produces the protein MLYYLFEYLESQFSFPGASVFQFITFRAAAAFILSLLISSIFGKRIISFLQRQQVGESIRDLGLEGQIQKAGTPTMGGVIIILATLIPALLLAKLDNVYIILLVITTLWMGLIGFIDDYIKVFKKDKGGLSGKFKVLGQVGLGIIVGSMLYFNDGVTIKEQLPVEQQIINKEGRRIVFGDAHKSTKTTVPFFKNNELDYSKAFSFLGDGYEKYGWIVFIFITVFIVTGVSNGANLTDGIDGLAAGSSAIIVITLALFAWVSGNIIFADYLDVMYIPDSGEMTVFILAFAGALIGFLWYNTYPAQVFMGDTGSLTIGGIIAVIAIAIRKELLLPILAGIFVVENLSVIMQVSWFKYTKKKFGEGRRVFRMAPLHHHYQKLSYHESKIVVRFWIVGIMLAVLAIVTLKLR, from the coding sequence ATGCTGTATTATTTATTCGAATATTTAGAAAGTCAATTTAGTTTTCCAGGAGCTAGTGTGTTTCAATTTATCACATTTAGAGCAGCTGCAGCATTTATTTTGTCTTTATTGATTTCTTCAATTTTTGGTAAGAGAATCATTAGTTTTTTACAAAGACAGCAAGTAGGTGAGTCTATTAGAGATTTAGGATTGGAAGGACAAATTCAAAAAGCTGGAACTCCTACAATGGGTGGAGTTATTATCATTTTAGCAACTTTGATTCCTGCTTTATTATTAGCGAAATTAGACAACGTTTATATAATCCTTTTAGTGATTACAACACTTTGGATGGGGTTAATTGGTTTTATAGACGATTACATAAAAGTATTCAAAAAAGACAAAGGAGGTTTAAGCGGTAAGTTTAAAGTTTTAGGTCAAGTTGGTTTAGGAATCATTGTAGGTTCTATGCTTTATTTTAATGATGGAGTTACTATAAAAGAACAATTACCAGTTGAGCAGCAAATAATAAATAAAGAAGGAAGAAGAATCGTTTTTGGTGATGCTCATAAGTCTACAAAAACAACCGTTCCGTTTTTTAAGAATAATGAATTAGACTACTCAAAAGCTTTCAGTTTTTTAGGAGATGGATATGAGAAGTATGGGTGGATCGTTTTTATTTTTATTACTGTCTTTATTGTAACGGGAGTTTCAAATGGAGCGAATTTAACTGATGGGATAGATGGTTTAGCAGCAGGTTCTTCAGCAATTATTGTAATAACACTAGCGCTTTTTGCGTGGGTTTCTGGTAATATTATTTTCGCTGATTATTTAGACGTAATGTATATACCAGATTCTGGAGAAATGACCGTTTTTATTCTTGCGTTTGCAGGAGCTTTAATTGGTTTTCTTTGGTACAATACGTATCCAGCACAAGTTTTTATGGGTGATACTGGTAGTTTAACAATTGGTGGAATTATAGCAGTTATTGCAATTGCAATTCGTAAAGAATTATTGCTTCCAATTTTAGCAGGAATCTTTGTAGTAGAAAATCTTTCAGTAATCATGCAAGTGTCTTGGTTTAAGTATACCAAAAAGAAATTTGGAGAAGGAAGAAGAGTTTTTAGAATGGCGCCTTTGCATCACCATTATCAAAAATTAAGCTATCACGAAAGTAAAATTGTAGTCCGATTTTGGATTGTAGGAATTATGTTGGCAGTATTGGCAATAGTTACTTTGAAATTGAGATAA